From one Planctomycetota bacterium genomic stretch:
- a CDS encoding DUF1080 domain-containing protein, with translation MVRILAWAAALAAAGQAGEEGFTPLFNGKDLSGWTYFLEKKGPNQDGTMKMEDVWSVKDGVLHCKGRPNGYIRTEKDYKNFILKLEWRWPEGKGYNSGVLLRMVGPDKVWPRSIEAQLMSGHAGDFWLIDGARLETAPERVDAKTPRHRLKIKANEKPLGEWNEYEITVDKGKVVLKVNGEVLNEGTGAEEVAGKICLQSEGGPIEFRNIRIKPLE, from the coding sequence ATGGTGCGGATTCTGGCGTGGGCGGCGGCGCTGGCGGCGGCGGGGCAGGCGGGAGAAGAGGGCTTTACGCCCCTTTTCAACGGCAAGGATCTTTCCGGCTGGACGTATTTCCTGGAAAAGAAGGGGCCCAACCAGGACGGCACGATGAAGATGGAGGACGTCTGGTCCGTGAAGGACGGCGTCCTCCACTGCAAGGGCCGGCCGAACGGGTACATCCGGACGGAGAAGGACTACAAGAATTTCATCCTGAAGCTCGAGTGGCGCTGGCCGGAAGGGAAGGGGTACAACTCCGGCGTGCTGCTCCGCATGGTCGGGCCGGACAAGGTGTGGCCCCGATCGATCGAGGCCCAGCTCATGAGCGGCCATGCCGGGGACTTCTGGCTCATCGACGGCGCCAGGCTCGAGACGGCGCCGGAGCGGGTGGATGCCAAGACCCCGCGGCACCGCCTCAAGATCAAGGCGAACGAAAAGCCTCTCGGCGAGTGGAACGAATACGAGATCACGGTCGATAAGGGCAAGGTCGTCCTGAAGGTCAACGGCGAGGTTCTGAACGAGGGAACCGGCGCCGAAGAGGTCGCCGGCAAGATCTGCCTCCAGTCCGAGGGCGGCCCCATCGAATTCCGGAACATCCGGATCAAGCCGCTGGAGTAG